The following proteins come from a genomic window of Doryrhamphus excisus isolate RoL2022-K1 chromosome 12, RoL_Dexc_1.0, whole genome shotgun sequence:
- the LOC131139286 gene encoding AFG3-like protein 1 isoform X2 — translation MGLFAVSAGRFRNRVRTWSQHFSSISPTCRNGEVLALTSLIQRKCAGLHQHRLTFIRLLNSAKPPRGFEKFFPKSAGTADAEKSANNAKNREQMNNKGNEGQRGRKKDEEPDWWARFQDNFPLDEKALQNLAIGAAGMASAFLYFYFRETGIQISWKDFVHHYLSRGLVDHLEVVNKHYVKVIPAAGVNISDVSYLWFNIGSVDSFEYNLEAAQQELSMDSRFKVPVIYTSENDWSLFYSIFPTLLLVGYLLMTRLGPIVGPRGSRGQANPFRMGRSKAKIIKNDIGVGFQDVAGCEEAKLEILEFVNLLKNPQHYKELGAKMPKGAILSGPPGTGKTLLAKATAGEANVPFITVSGSEFQELFVGVGAARMRDMFAMARKNAPCILFIDEIDAVGRKRGRGNFGGHSEQENTLNQLLVEMDGFNSSTNVVVLAGTNRVDVLDPALMRPGRFDRHIYIGPPDIKGRASIFKVHLRPLKLEPSIKVEALARKLAALTPGFTGADIATVCNEAALIAARHLHQHIHSQHFEQAVDRVVGGLEKKSQALLPPERTTVAYHEAGHAVTGWFLEHADPLLKVSIVPRGKGLGYAQYLPKEQHLLTQEQLYDRMCMMLGGRVAEQVFFHRVTTGAHDDLRKVTQSAYAQVVQFGMSEAVGQVSFELPQQGHMVTEKPFSEPTAQLIDQEVRQLIDSAFQRTLKLLTEKKAMVDKVAKHLLDREILEKADMVELLGPRPFLEKWSYEELVEELVDPEEDISLPEGLKDWNKRNEEHPQQEQTKSAVHFMRCQGE, via the exons ATGGGGCTGTTTGCTGTCAGTGCCGGCCGCTTTAGAAATCGGGTTCGGACGTGGAGTCAACACTTTTCATCCATTTCACCAACTTGTCGTAATGGCGAGGTTCTCGCGTTG ACATCTCTGATCCAGAGGAAATGTGCAGGACTCCACCAACACAGACTCACGTTCATTCGTTTACTCAACTCAGCCAAACCGCCCCGAG GGTTTGAAAAGTTCTTCCCAAAGAGTGCAGGGACTGCCGATGCGGAGAAATCAGCAAACA ATGCAAAAAACAGGGAGCAGATGAACAACAAGGGCAATGAAGGtcaaagaggaagaaaaaaggaCGAAGAACCAGATTGGTGGGCACGTTTTCAG GATAATTTTCCATTAGATGAAAAAGCACTGCAAAACCTGGCAATTGGTGCAGCAGGCATGGCCTCTGCTTTTCTCTACTTTTACTTCCGGGAGACTGGCATCCAGATCTCCTGGAAAGACTTTGTGCACCACTACTTGAGCAGAGGCTTG GTTGATCATCTGGAAGTTGTCAATAAACATTATGTCAAAGTCATTCCAGCAGCTGGTGTAAACATTTCAGATGTG AGTTATTTATGGTTCAATATTGGTAGCGTGGACTCATTTGAGTATAATCTGGAAGCAGCGCAGCAGGAACTGAGTATGGACTCTAGATTCAAAGTACCTGTCATCTACACCAGTGAAAATGATTG GTCGCTCTTTTATAGCATTTTCCCAACCTTACTTCTGGTTGGCTATCTCCTGATGACTCGGCTTGGCCCAATAGTGGGGCCCCGTGGCAGTAGAGGGCAAGCAAACCCCTTCAGAATGGGTCGGTCCAAAGCCAAGATAATAAAAAACGACATTGGTGTTGGATTTCAGGATGTTGCAGGCTGTGAGGAAGCCAAACTGGAGATTTTAGAGTTTGTTAACTTATTGAAAAACCCTCAACACTACAAGGAGCTCGGAGCCAAGATGCCGAAG GGTGCAATATTGTCTGGTCCACCTGGAACAGGGAAGACCTTGCTCGCCAAGGCTACTGCGGGAGAAGCTAATGTTCCTTTCATTACTGTCAGTGGCTCTGAGTTCCAGGAATTGTTCGTTGGCGTAGGTGCTGCAAGG ATGCGGGACATGTTTGCCATGGCACGTAAAAACGCCCCCTGCATCCTCTTCATTGATGAAATAGATGCAGTGGGCAGAAAGCGGGGCAGAGGAAACTTCGGAGGCCACAGTGAACAAGAAAACACACTAAACCAGTTACTGGTAGAAATGGATG GGTTCAATAGTAGCACCAATGTGGTTGTTTTGGCTGGTACTAATCGAGTTGATGTCCTGGATCCGGCCCTGATGAGGCCGGGGCGCTTTGATCGACACATATATATAG GTCCTCCAGATATAAAAGGCAGAGCTTCCATCTTTAAGGTACATCTGCGACCTTTAAAATTGGAGCCAAGTATAAAAGTTGAGGCTTTAGCCAGAAAGCTTGCTGCATTAACTCCAGGTTTTACTG GGGCTGACATTGCCACTGTGTGTAATGAGGCCGCTCTAATAGCGGCACGCCATCTACACCAGCATATCCACTCTCAGCACTTTGAACAGGCAGTCGACAGGGTCGTTGGAG GTCTAGAGAAAAAATCTCAGGCATTGCTGCCTCCAGAGCGGACCACTGTGGCGTATCACGAGGCCGGACATGCTGTCACTGGCTGGTTTCTAGAACATGCAGACCCACTATTGAAG GTGTCTATAGTTCCAAGAGGAAAGGGTCTGGGTTACGCTCAGTATCTCCCGAAGGAGCAGCACCTCTTGACACAAGAACAGCTCTATGACAGAATGTGCATGATGCTTGGTGGCCGTGTGGCTGAACAGGTTTTTTTTCATCGGGTCACTACAGGGGCACACGATGACCTACGGAAGGTCACACAGTCGGCCTACGCACAG GTtgtacagtttggaatgagcgAGGCCGTGGGTCAGGTATCTTTTGAGCTTCCCCAGCAGGGTCACATGGTGACAGAGAAGCCCTTCAGTGAGCCTACAGCCCAACTCATAGACCAGGAAGTGCGCCAGCTCATTGACTCCGCCTTCCAGAGAACGCTGAAGCTTCTCACTGAGAAAAAAGCCATGGTGGACAAG GTGGCCAAACATCTCCTAGATAGAGAGATTCTAGAAAAGGCCGACATGGTGGAGCTACTGGGTCCGCGTCCTTTTCTAGAGAAATGGTCTTATGAGGAGCTTGTGGAAGAGCTTGTGGACCCGGAGGAGGACATCTCACTACCTGAAGGGCTGAAGGACTGGAACAAACGGAATGAAGAACACCCGCAGCAGGAACAAACCAAATCAGCTGTTCACTTCATGCGGTGTCAAGGAGAATAA
- the LOC131139286 gene encoding AFG3-like protein 1 isoform X4 — protein sequence MGLFAVSAGRFRNRVRTWSQHFSSISPTCRNGEVLALKTSLIQRKCAGLHQHRLTFIRLLNSAKPPRGFEKFFPKSAGTADAEKSANNAKNREQMNNKGNEGQRGRKKDEEPDWWARFQDNFPLDEKALQNLAIGAAGMASAFLYFYFRETGIQISWKDFVHHYLSRGLVDHLEVVNKHYVKVIPAAGVNISDVMRDMFAMARKNAPCILFIDEIDAVGRKRGRGNFGGHSEQENTLNQLLVEMDGFNSSTNVVVLAGTNRVDVLDPALMRPGRFDRHIYIGPPDIKGRASIFKVHLRPLKLEPSIKVEALARKLAALTPGFTGADIATVCNEAALIAARHLHQHIHSQHFEQAVDRVVGGLEKKSQALLPPERTTVAYHEAGHAVTGWFLEHADPLLKVSIVPRGKGLGYAQYLPKEQHLLTQEQLYDRMCMMLGGRVAEQVFFHRVTTGAHDDLRKVTQSAYAQVVQFGMSEAVGQVSFELPQQGHMVTEKPFSEPTAQLIDQEVRQLIDSAFQRTLKLLTEKKAMVDKVAKHLLDREILEKADMVELLGPRPFLEKWSYEELVEELVDPEEDISLPEGLKDWNKRNEEHPQQEQTKSAVHFMRCQGE from the exons ATGGGGCTGTTTGCTGTCAGTGCCGGCCGCTTTAGAAATCGGGTTCGGACGTGGAGTCAACACTTTTCATCCATTTCACCAACTTGTCGTAATGGCGAGGTTCTCGCGTTG aaGACATCTCTGATCCAGAGGAAATGTGCAGGACTCCACCAACACAGACTCACGTTCATTCGTTTACTCAACTCAGCCAAACCGCCCCGAG GGTTTGAAAAGTTCTTCCCAAAGAGTGCAGGGACTGCCGATGCGGAGAAATCAGCAAACA ATGCAAAAAACAGGGAGCAGATGAACAACAAGGGCAATGAAGGtcaaagaggaagaaaaaaggaCGAAGAACCAGATTGGTGGGCACGTTTTCAG GATAATTTTCCATTAGATGAAAAAGCACTGCAAAACCTGGCAATTGGTGCAGCAGGCATGGCCTCTGCTTTTCTCTACTTTTACTTCCGGGAGACTGGCATCCAGATCTCCTGGAAAGACTTTGTGCACCACTACTTGAGCAGAGGCTTG GTTGATCATCTGGAAGTTGTCAATAAACATTATGTCAAAGTCATTCCAGCAGCTGGTGTAAACATTTCAGATGTG ATGCGGGACATGTTTGCCATGGCACGTAAAAACGCCCCCTGCATCCTCTTCATTGATGAAATAGATGCAGTGGGCAGAAAGCGGGGCAGAGGAAACTTCGGAGGCCACAGTGAACAAGAAAACACACTAAACCAGTTACTGGTAGAAATGGATG GGTTCAATAGTAGCACCAATGTGGTTGTTTTGGCTGGTACTAATCGAGTTGATGTCCTGGATCCGGCCCTGATGAGGCCGGGGCGCTTTGATCGACACATATATATAG GTCCTCCAGATATAAAAGGCAGAGCTTCCATCTTTAAGGTACATCTGCGACCTTTAAAATTGGAGCCAAGTATAAAAGTTGAGGCTTTAGCCAGAAAGCTTGCTGCATTAACTCCAGGTTTTACTG GGGCTGACATTGCCACTGTGTGTAATGAGGCCGCTCTAATAGCGGCACGCCATCTACACCAGCATATCCACTCTCAGCACTTTGAACAGGCAGTCGACAGGGTCGTTGGAG GTCTAGAGAAAAAATCTCAGGCATTGCTGCCTCCAGAGCGGACCACTGTGGCGTATCACGAGGCCGGACATGCTGTCACTGGCTGGTTTCTAGAACATGCAGACCCACTATTGAAG GTGTCTATAGTTCCAAGAGGAAAGGGTCTGGGTTACGCTCAGTATCTCCCGAAGGAGCAGCACCTCTTGACACAAGAACAGCTCTATGACAGAATGTGCATGATGCTTGGTGGCCGTGTGGCTGAACAGGTTTTTTTTCATCGGGTCACTACAGGGGCACACGATGACCTACGGAAGGTCACACAGTCGGCCTACGCACAG GTtgtacagtttggaatgagcgAGGCCGTGGGTCAGGTATCTTTTGAGCTTCCCCAGCAGGGTCACATGGTGACAGAGAAGCCCTTCAGTGAGCCTACAGCCCAACTCATAGACCAGGAAGTGCGCCAGCTCATTGACTCCGCCTTCCAGAGAACGCTGAAGCTTCTCACTGAGAAAAAAGCCATGGTGGACAAG GTGGCCAAACATCTCCTAGATAGAGAGATTCTAGAAAAGGCCGACATGGTGGAGCTACTGGGTCCGCGTCCTTTTCTAGAGAAATGGTCTTATGAGGAGCTTGTGGAAGAGCTTGTGGACCCGGAGGAGGACATCTCACTACCTGAAGGGCTGAAGGACTGGAACAAACGGAATGAAGAACACCCGCAGCAGGAACAAACCAAATCAGCTGTTCACTTCATGCGGTGTCAAGGAGAATAA
- the LOC131139286 gene encoding AFG3-like protein 1 isoform X3, with protein MNNKGNEGQRGRKKDEEPDWWARFQDNFPLDEKALQNLAIGAAGMASAFLYFYFRETGIQISWKDFVHHYLSRGLVDHLEVVNKHYVKVIPAAGVNISDVSYLWFNIGSVDSFEYNLEAAQQELSMDSRFKVPVIYTSENDWSLFYSIFPTLLLVGYLLMTRLGPIVGPRGSRGQANPFRMGRSKAKIIKNDIGVGFQDVAGCEEAKLEILEFVNLLKNPQHYKELGAKMPKGAILSGPPGTGKTLLAKATAGEANVPFITVSGSEFQELFVGVGAARMRDMFAMARKNAPCILFIDEIDAVGRKRGRGNFGGHSEQENTLNQLLVEMDGFNSSTNVVVLAGTNRVDVLDPALMRPGRFDRHIYIGPPDIKGRASIFKVHLRPLKLEPSIKVEALARKLAALTPGFTGADIATVCNEAALIAARHLHQHIHSQHFEQAVDRVVGGLEKKSQALLPPERTTVAYHEAGHAVTGWFLEHADPLLKVSIVPRGKGLGYAQYLPKEQHLLTQEQLYDRMCMMLGGRVAEQVFFHRVTTGAHDDLRKVTQSAYAQVVQFGMSEAVGQVSFELPQQGHMVTEKPFSEPTAQLIDQEVRQLIDSAFQRTLKLLTEKKAMVDKVAKHLLDREILEKADMVELLGPRPFLEKWSYEELVEELVDPEEDISLPEGLKDWNKRNEEHPQQEQTKSAVHFMRCQGE; from the exons ATGAACAACAAGGGCAATGAAGGtcaaagaggaagaaaaaaggaCGAAGAACCAGATTGGTGGGCACGTTTTCAG GATAATTTTCCATTAGATGAAAAAGCACTGCAAAACCTGGCAATTGGTGCAGCAGGCATGGCCTCTGCTTTTCTCTACTTTTACTTCCGGGAGACTGGCATCCAGATCTCCTGGAAAGACTTTGTGCACCACTACTTGAGCAGAGGCTTG GTTGATCATCTGGAAGTTGTCAATAAACATTATGTCAAAGTCATTCCAGCAGCTGGTGTAAACATTTCAGATGTG AGTTATTTATGGTTCAATATTGGTAGCGTGGACTCATTTGAGTATAATCTGGAAGCAGCGCAGCAGGAACTGAGTATGGACTCTAGATTCAAAGTACCTGTCATCTACACCAGTGAAAATGATTG GTCGCTCTTTTATAGCATTTTCCCAACCTTACTTCTGGTTGGCTATCTCCTGATGACTCGGCTTGGCCCAATAGTGGGGCCCCGTGGCAGTAGAGGGCAAGCAAACCCCTTCAGAATGGGTCGGTCCAAAGCCAAGATAATAAAAAACGACATTGGTGTTGGATTTCAGGATGTTGCAGGCTGTGAGGAAGCCAAACTGGAGATTTTAGAGTTTGTTAACTTATTGAAAAACCCTCAACACTACAAGGAGCTCGGAGCCAAGATGCCGAAG GGTGCAATATTGTCTGGTCCACCTGGAACAGGGAAGACCTTGCTCGCCAAGGCTACTGCGGGAGAAGCTAATGTTCCTTTCATTACTGTCAGTGGCTCTGAGTTCCAGGAATTGTTCGTTGGCGTAGGTGCTGCAAGG ATGCGGGACATGTTTGCCATGGCACGTAAAAACGCCCCCTGCATCCTCTTCATTGATGAAATAGATGCAGTGGGCAGAAAGCGGGGCAGAGGAAACTTCGGAGGCCACAGTGAACAAGAAAACACACTAAACCAGTTACTGGTAGAAATGGATG GGTTCAATAGTAGCACCAATGTGGTTGTTTTGGCTGGTACTAATCGAGTTGATGTCCTGGATCCGGCCCTGATGAGGCCGGGGCGCTTTGATCGACACATATATATAG GTCCTCCAGATATAAAAGGCAGAGCTTCCATCTTTAAGGTACATCTGCGACCTTTAAAATTGGAGCCAAGTATAAAAGTTGAGGCTTTAGCCAGAAAGCTTGCTGCATTAACTCCAGGTTTTACTG GGGCTGACATTGCCACTGTGTGTAATGAGGCCGCTCTAATAGCGGCACGCCATCTACACCAGCATATCCACTCTCAGCACTTTGAACAGGCAGTCGACAGGGTCGTTGGAG GTCTAGAGAAAAAATCTCAGGCATTGCTGCCTCCAGAGCGGACCACTGTGGCGTATCACGAGGCCGGACATGCTGTCACTGGCTGGTTTCTAGAACATGCAGACCCACTATTGAAG GTGTCTATAGTTCCAAGAGGAAAGGGTCTGGGTTACGCTCAGTATCTCCCGAAGGAGCAGCACCTCTTGACACAAGAACAGCTCTATGACAGAATGTGCATGATGCTTGGTGGCCGTGTGGCTGAACAGGTTTTTTTTCATCGGGTCACTACAGGGGCACACGATGACCTACGGAAGGTCACACAGTCGGCCTACGCACAG GTtgtacagtttggaatgagcgAGGCCGTGGGTCAGGTATCTTTTGAGCTTCCCCAGCAGGGTCACATGGTGACAGAGAAGCCCTTCAGTGAGCCTACAGCCCAACTCATAGACCAGGAAGTGCGCCAGCTCATTGACTCCGCCTTCCAGAGAACGCTGAAGCTTCTCACTGAGAAAAAAGCCATGGTGGACAAG GTGGCCAAACATCTCCTAGATAGAGAGATTCTAGAAAAGGCCGACATGGTGGAGCTACTGGGTCCGCGTCCTTTTCTAGAGAAATGGTCTTATGAGGAGCTTGTGGAAGAGCTTGTGGACCCGGAGGAGGACATCTCACTACCTGAAGGGCTGAAGGACTGGAACAAACGGAATGAAGAACACCCGCAGCAGGAACAAACCAAATCAGCTGTTCACTTCATGCGGTGTCAAGGAGAATAA
- the LOC131139286 gene encoding AFG3-like protein 1 isoform X1 — MGLFAVSAGRFRNRVRTWSQHFSSISPTCRNGEVLALKTSLIQRKCAGLHQHRLTFIRLLNSAKPPRGFEKFFPKSAGTADAEKSANNAKNREQMNNKGNEGQRGRKKDEEPDWWARFQDNFPLDEKALQNLAIGAAGMASAFLYFYFRETGIQISWKDFVHHYLSRGLVDHLEVVNKHYVKVIPAAGVNISDVSYLWFNIGSVDSFEYNLEAAQQELSMDSRFKVPVIYTSENDWSLFYSIFPTLLLVGYLLMTRLGPIVGPRGSRGQANPFRMGRSKAKIIKNDIGVGFQDVAGCEEAKLEILEFVNLLKNPQHYKELGAKMPKGAILSGPPGTGKTLLAKATAGEANVPFITVSGSEFQELFVGVGAARMRDMFAMARKNAPCILFIDEIDAVGRKRGRGNFGGHSEQENTLNQLLVEMDGFNSSTNVVVLAGTNRVDVLDPALMRPGRFDRHIYIGPPDIKGRASIFKVHLRPLKLEPSIKVEALARKLAALTPGFTGADIATVCNEAALIAARHLHQHIHSQHFEQAVDRVVGGLEKKSQALLPPERTTVAYHEAGHAVTGWFLEHADPLLKVSIVPRGKGLGYAQYLPKEQHLLTQEQLYDRMCMMLGGRVAEQVFFHRVTTGAHDDLRKVTQSAYAQVVQFGMSEAVGQVSFELPQQGHMVTEKPFSEPTAQLIDQEVRQLIDSAFQRTLKLLTEKKAMVDKVAKHLLDREILEKADMVELLGPRPFLEKWSYEELVEELVDPEEDISLPEGLKDWNKRNEEHPQQEQTKSAVHFMRCQGE; from the exons ATGGGGCTGTTTGCTGTCAGTGCCGGCCGCTTTAGAAATCGGGTTCGGACGTGGAGTCAACACTTTTCATCCATTTCACCAACTTGTCGTAATGGCGAGGTTCTCGCGTTG aaGACATCTCTGATCCAGAGGAAATGTGCAGGACTCCACCAACACAGACTCACGTTCATTCGTTTACTCAACTCAGCCAAACCGCCCCGAG GGTTTGAAAAGTTCTTCCCAAAGAGTGCAGGGACTGCCGATGCGGAGAAATCAGCAAACA ATGCAAAAAACAGGGAGCAGATGAACAACAAGGGCAATGAAGGtcaaagaggaagaaaaaaggaCGAAGAACCAGATTGGTGGGCACGTTTTCAG GATAATTTTCCATTAGATGAAAAAGCACTGCAAAACCTGGCAATTGGTGCAGCAGGCATGGCCTCTGCTTTTCTCTACTTTTACTTCCGGGAGACTGGCATCCAGATCTCCTGGAAAGACTTTGTGCACCACTACTTGAGCAGAGGCTTG GTTGATCATCTGGAAGTTGTCAATAAACATTATGTCAAAGTCATTCCAGCAGCTGGTGTAAACATTTCAGATGTG AGTTATTTATGGTTCAATATTGGTAGCGTGGACTCATTTGAGTATAATCTGGAAGCAGCGCAGCAGGAACTGAGTATGGACTCTAGATTCAAAGTACCTGTCATCTACACCAGTGAAAATGATTG GTCGCTCTTTTATAGCATTTTCCCAACCTTACTTCTGGTTGGCTATCTCCTGATGACTCGGCTTGGCCCAATAGTGGGGCCCCGTGGCAGTAGAGGGCAAGCAAACCCCTTCAGAATGGGTCGGTCCAAAGCCAAGATAATAAAAAACGACATTGGTGTTGGATTTCAGGATGTTGCAGGCTGTGAGGAAGCCAAACTGGAGATTTTAGAGTTTGTTAACTTATTGAAAAACCCTCAACACTACAAGGAGCTCGGAGCCAAGATGCCGAAG GGTGCAATATTGTCTGGTCCACCTGGAACAGGGAAGACCTTGCTCGCCAAGGCTACTGCGGGAGAAGCTAATGTTCCTTTCATTACTGTCAGTGGCTCTGAGTTCCAGGAATTGTTCGTTGGCGTAGGTGCTGCAAGG ATGCGGGACATGTTTGCCATGGCACGTAAAAACGCCCCCTGCATCCTCTTCATTGATGAAATAGATGCAGTGGGCAGAAAGCGGGGCAGAGGAAACTTCGGAGGCCACAGTGAACAAGAAAACACACTAAACCAGTTACTGGTAGAAATGGATG GGTTCAATAGTAGCACCAATGTGGTTGTTTTGGCTGGTACTAATCGAGTTGATGTCCTGGATCCGGCCCTGATGAGGCCGGGGCGCTTTGATCGACACATATATATAG GTCCTCCAGATATAAAAGGCAGAGCTTCCATCTTTAAGGTACATCTGCGACCTTTAAAATTGGAGCCAAGTATAAAAGTTGAGGCTTTAGCCAGAAAGCTTGCTGCATTAACTCCAGGTTTTACTG GGGCTGACATTGCCACTGTGTGTAATGAGGCCGCTCTAATAGCGGCACGCCATCTACACCAGCATATCCACTCTCAGCACTTTGAACAGGCAGTCGACAGGGTCGTTGGAG GTCTAGAGAAAAAATCTCAGGCATTGCTGCCTCCAGAGCGGACCACTGTGGCGTATCACGAGGCCGGACATGCTGTCACTGGCTGGTTTCTAGAACATGCAGACCCACTATTGAAG GTGTCTATAGTTCCAAGAGGAAAGGGTCTGGGTTACGCTCAGTATCTCCCGAAGGAGCAGCACCTCTTGACACAAGAACAGCTCTATGACAGAATGTGCATGATGCTTGGTGGCCGTGTGGCTGAACAGGTTTTTTTTCATCGGGTCACTACAGGGGCACACGATGACCTACGGAAGGTCACACAGTCGGCCTACGCACAG GTtgtacagtttggaatgagcgAGGCCGTGGGTCAGGTATCTTTTGAGCTTCCCCAGCAGGGTCACATGGTGACAGAGAAGCCCTTCAGTGAGCCTACAGCCCAACTCATAGACCAGGAAGTGCGCCAGCTCATTGACTCCGCCTTCCAGAGAACGCTGAAGCTTCTCACTGAGAAAAAAGCCATGGTGGACAAG GTGGCCAAACATCTCCTAGATAGAGAGATTCTAGAAAAGGCCGACATGGTGGAGCTACTGGGTCCGCGTCCTTTTCTAGAGAAATGGTCTTATGAGGAGCTTGTGGAAGAGCTTGTGGACCCGGAGGAGGACATCTCACTACCTGAAGGGCTGAAGGACTGGAACAAACGGAATGAAGAACACCCGCAGCAGGAACAAACCAAATCAGCTGTTCACTTCATGCGGTGTCAAGGAGAATAA